The Vicinamibacterales bacterium genome includes a region encoding these proteins:
- a CDS encoding c(7)-type cytochrome triheme domain-containing protein yields MRRQTLWRTLVMVVGLIALAGSVAAQNLPKLPADITLPQSADSPGKVTFSHQNHIGFQGRPDCTTCHPKLAPILGQKAQGKRGAITHDKMIKGQACGACHNGKDAHNFDDCSTCHK; encoded by the coding sequence GTGCGTAGACAGACGCTCTGGCGAACGCTCGTGATGGTCGTCGGCCTGATCGCGCTGGCCGGCAGTGTGGCGGCGCAGAACCTCCCGAAGCTGCCCGCCGATATCACGCTGCCGCAGTCGGCCGACAGCCCGGGCAAGGTGACGTTCAGTCACCAGAATCATATCGGGTTCCAGGGCAGGCCGGACTGCACGACCTGCCACCCGAAGCTCGCGCCGATCCTCGGGCAGAAGGCGCAGGGTAAGCGCGGTGCGATCACGCACGACAAGATGATTAAGGGACAGGCGTGCGGCGCGTGCCACAACGGGAAGGACGCGCACAACTTCGACGATTGCTCGACGTGCCACAAGTAG
- a CDS encoding glycine cleavage system protein H, with protein MQALLDTLQNIGIFLAFLAARFALLLVVLAVLTVVFLAGLLVVRAVQGARRRALGLTRVDGLLWRAGVYYAPGHAWLQWREGSTLRIGLDDLAQHLLSQITEVMLPQQGQMVRVGEPVAVIRCGRRRATLPAPVDGKVVAINRRLVGNPSRLHNDPYAGGWLYAVEPSDTGYTRLPYGQDSKKWFSTEAIRLSQFLEHQLGMAAADGGELVAPGPSLLTEQQWEELTQTFLQSPK; from the coding sequence ATGCAAGCGCTCCTCGATACGTTGCAGAACATCGGCATCTTCCTGGCCTTCCTGGCCGCCCGCTTCGCGCTCCTGCTCGTCGTGCTGGCTGTGCTGACGGTGGTGTTCCTCGCCGGCCTGCTCGTGGTTCGGGCGGTCCAGGGCGCCCGCCGGCGGGCACTCGGGCTGACGCGCGTGGACGGTCTGCTCTGGCGGGCCGGCGTGTACTACGCACCAGGCCACGCCTGGTTGCAGTGGAGGGAGGGTTCGACGCTGCGAATCGGCCTCGACGACCTGGCGCAGCACCTGCTGTCGCAGATCACCGAGGTGATGCTGCCCCAGCAGGGCCAGATGGTCCGGGTGGGCGAGCCGGTGGCGGTCATCCGCTGCGGGCGCAGGCGCGCGACGCTTCCCGCGCCCGTCGACGGGAAAGTGGTCGCGATCAACCGTCGGCTGGTCGGCAACCCGTCGCGCCTGCACAACGATCCGTACGCCGGCGGATGGCTGTATGCCGTCGAGCCATCGGACACCGGCTACACGCGCCTGCCTTACGGCCAGGATTCGAAGAAGTGGTTCTCGACCGAGGCGATCCGCCTGTCGCAGTTCCTGGAGCACCAACTCGGCATGGCGGCGGCGGACGGTGGTGAACTCGTTGCGCCGGGACCGTCACTCCTCACCGAACAGCAGTGGGAAGAGTTGACGCAGACGTTCCTGCAGTCGCCGAAGTAA
- a CDS encoding caspase family protein gives MARRALLVGLNRYPNPENTLRGCLNDVLQMRELLRTHGGFEDERTVRLLTDQRATTRAIVERLEWLVGGARPGDVLVFHYSGHGAQVRDRHGDELDDGLDEIICPYDLDWDSPFTDDDLYGIVKDVPAGAQLTVVLDCCHSGTGLRDVAPNPRPLRSRCLCPPIDIEHRSRPGLQVRRFGQRASQANAILIAGCRSDQVSADAYIDGDYHGALTYYLCQAASSAAATLTYRDLVDGVRHSLRENRFEQVPQLEGPGALLREPLFSAPTLATVG, from the coding sequence ATGGCGAGAAGAGCGCTGCTCGTTGGACTCAATCGGTATCCGAACCCGGAGAACACGCTCAGGGGCTGCCTGAACGACGTGCTGCAAATGCGCGAACTGCTCCGCACGCACGGTGGTTTCGAGGACGAGCGCACCGTCCGGCTGCTGACGGACCAGCGCGCCACGACACGCGCGATCGTCGAGCGCCTCGAATGGCTGGTCGGCGGGGCACGCCCGGGCGACGTGCTCGTCTTCCACTACTCGGGCCACGGAGCGCAGGTGCGGGACCGGCACGGCGACGAACTCGACGACGGCCTGGACGAGATCATCTGCCCGTATGACCTCGACTGGGACAGTCCGTTCACCGACGACGACCTCTATGGAATCGTGAAGGACGTGCCGGCGGGCGCCCAACTGACGGTCGTACTGGACTGCTGCCACTCCGGCACCGGCCTCCGTGACGTGGCGCCCAACCCTCGGCCATTGCGCAGCCGGTGCCTGTGCCCGCCGATCGACATCGAACACCGCTCGAGGCCTGGACTTCAGGTTCGACGTTTCGGCCAGCGCGCCAGCCAGGCCAATGCGATCCTGATCGCCGGCTGCCGATCGGACCAGGTCTCGGCGGACGCCTATATCGACGGCGACTATCACGGCGCGCTGACGTACTACCTGTGCCAGGCGGCGTCCAGCGCAGCGGCCACACTCACCTATCGTGACCTTGTCGATGGCGTGCGACACAGCCTGCGCGAGAACCGGTTCGAGCAGGTGCCGCAGCTCGAAGGCCCGGGCGCTCTTCTTCGCGAACCGCTCTTCTCGGCGCCGACGCTGGCCACCGTCGGTTGA
- a CDS encoding VWA domain-containing protein: MFRSLRWRVVATLALVLALTERGPAQTYIGGVELVVVTVTVKDRDGRLVPGLARDDFQVLEDGVEQRVTQFTADRVPVSLGIAVDISDSMFGERIVEARRAIDRFVLDLLEGGDEAFLEVFNHAPRMTAPWTSPPRGLAGRLDAVTPFGGTAIYDALIRAVPMFDKRHNQRCGLVVISDGEDTASDAKLQDALRRLNGSDAFVYGIALDAPSGPAIASRFSPQALSDITGQTGGYTEIIHSGAELSAATERIAFELNHQYTLGYMPTHAADGQFHSLRVRVKNRDLVARTRRGYTHTKARTGK; this comes from the coding sequence GTGTTCCGTTCCCTCAGGTGGCGCGTCGTGGCGACGCTCGCGCTCGTGCTGGCCCTCACCGAGCGTGGGCCCGCACAGACGTACATTGGCGGCGTCGAACTCGTCGTCGTCACCGTGACGGTCAAGGACCGCGACGGCCGCCTCGTGCCGGGACTTGCCCGCGACGATTTCCAGGTCCTCGAGGACGGCGTCGAACAGCGGGTCACCCAGTTCACCGCCGACCGCGTGCCGGTCAGTCTCGGCATCGCGGTGGACATCAGCGACAGCATGTTCGGCGAGCGAATCGTCGAGGCGCGACGGGCCATCGACCGCTTCGTGCTGGACCTGCTCGAGGGCGGCGACGAAGCGTTCCTCGAGGTCTTCAACCACGCGCCGCGGATGACGGCGCCGTGGACGAGCCCGCCTCGCGGCCTGGCCGGCCGCCTCGATGCGGTGACGCCATTTGGCGGCACGGCCATCTATGACGCGCTGATTCGCGCGGTACCGATGTTCGACAAGCGACACAACCAGCGATGCGGCCTGGTGGTCATCTCCGATGGGGAGGATACCGCCAGCGACGCGAAGCTGCAGGACGCGCTTCGCCGGCTCAACGGATCGGATGCGTTCGTGTACGGCATCGCGCTCGACGCGCCCTCGGGACCAGCGATCGCCAGCCGCTTCTCGCCCCAGGCGCTCAGCGACATCACCGGCCAGACCGGCGGCTACACCGAGATCATCCACTCGGGCGCCGAACTCAGTGCCGCGACAGAAAGAATCGCGTTCGAGTTGAATCATCAGTACACTCTCGGCTACATGCCGACGCACGCGGCGGACGGACAGTTCCACAGCCTGCGCGTCCGCGTGAAGAACCGTGACCTCGTCGCCCGCACGCGCCGGGGGTACACGCACACCAAAGCCCGAACCGGAAAGTGA
- a CDS encoding MerR family transcriptional regulator yields MEPTVEIPDRAAFKASEVCEIAQIPPYVLKSWEKEFPGLGVSAKPGGFRVYRRSDIEQILRIKQLVFTEGLTLAGARRRLEGEPAPEPDPVFELTTSDEVRGRISKVKGELRSLLDVLSRPAEAAGATDGAESAGGPAELSGTGVPPVRRADLSTPPPTWPPASAARPTAAPDATLPLIDGVSDTPPARGRRRARAKPGHDSEPSVG; encoded by the coding sequence GTGGAACCAACAGTTGAGATCCCCGATCGGGCCGCGTTCAAGGCGTCGGAGGTGTGCGAGATCGCCCAGATTCCGCCGTACGTCCTGAAGTCCTGGGAGAAAGAGTTTCCGGGGCTCGGCGTCTCGGCGAAGCCGGGTGGGTTCCGCGTCTACCGGCGTTCCGACATCGAGCAGATCCTGCGCATCAAGCAGTTGGTGTTCACCGAAGGGCTGACGCTCGCCGGTGCGCGACGCAGGCTGGAAGGTGAACCCGCGCCGGAACCCGATCCAGTGTTCGAGTTGACGACGAGCGACGAGGTCCGCGGACGGATCAGCAAGGTCAAGGGCGAGTTGCGGTCGTTGCTCGACGTCCTCTCGCGTCCCGCAGAGGCAGCGGGTGCCACCGACGGTGCGGAGTCCGCGGGTGGCCCGGCTGAACTGAGTGGCACGGGCGTCCCGCCCGTGCGGCGTGCCGATTTGAGCACTCCGCCGCCGACGTGGCCGCCCGCGTCGGCCGCACGGCCGACCGCCGCACCGGATGCGACGCTGCCACTGATCGACGGCGTGTCGGACACGCCCCCGGCGCGAGGACGCCGACGCGCCCGGGCCAAACCGGGGCACGACAGCGAACCAAGTGTAGGGTAG
- the der gene encoding ribosome biogenesis GTPase Der, with protein MHKRSPSVVLVGRPNVGKSTLFNRITSSRRAIVTPVPGTTRDVITQPVVWRGVGFDLTDTGGLFGDSEDPLHALVEEGGRAAITKADLLIFVVDGRFGRTPGDNDIAKALHERGAPVIMAVNKMDDRRARDGAMELFQFGFEPVVEVAAEHGLGVGDLLDEVVQRLPGAALGKPAQAGITDQSEPNGENGAEEPARPEIGVAIIGRPNVGKSSLVNRLLREERVLVSAIPGTTRDAVDTLLRWHRREFRIVDTAGIRRPGRVSRSGPLESLSVIIARRAVEAADVAVVVLDATEGPTEQDGAIAGEAERAGCGIIVAANKWDLMTGDGPDVVRTFDSELKRRLKFLEFAPVLHISALTGDRTSRLLETIDRVADARKKRVSTGELNRFVEKVTASNPPVCSGARSVRILYAAQVSVAPPTFVFFTNVAATFHFSYSRFLVNRLRDTFGFIGTPVRIQVRCRRERRGEREA; from the coding sequence GTGCACAAACGCTCTCCCTCTGTCGTTCTCGTCGGCCGGCCAAATGTCGGCAAGTCCACGCTATTCAACCGGATCACGTCGTCGCGGCGCGCCATCGTGACACCCGTGCCGGGCACCACGCGGGACGTCATCACGCAGCCGGTCGTCTGGCGTGGCGTCGGATTCGATCTGACCGATACGGGCGGACTGTTTGGGGACAGTGAGGATCCGCTGCACGCGCTCGTCGAGGAGGGCGGACGTGCGGCGATTACGAAGGCCGACCTCCTGATCTTCGTCGTCGACGGCCGGTTCGGGCGCACGCCGGGCGACAACGACATCGCCAAGGCGCTGCACGAGCGCGGTGCGCCGGTCATCATGGCCGTCAACAAGATGGATGACCGTCGGGCACGCGACGGCGCGATGGAGCTCTTCCAGTTCGGTTTCGAGCCGGTCGTGGAAGTCGCGGCCGAGCACGGGCTGGGCGTCGGTGATTTGTTGGATGAGGTGGTCCAGCGCCTGCCGGGCGCAGCGTTGGGCAAACCAGCGCAGGCTGGAATCACGGATCAGTCGGAGCCGAATGGCGAAAACGGCGCCGAGGAGCCGGCCCGCCCCGAGATCGGTGTGGCCATCATCGGTCGGCCGAACGTGGGGAAGTCGTCGCTGGTCAATCGGTTGTTGCGCGAGGAGCGCGTGCTCGTCAGCGCCATTCCGGGCACGACGCGGGACGCGGTCGACACGCTTCTTCGCTGGCATCGCCGCGAGTTCCGCATCGTGGATACGGCGGGAATTCGGCGGCCGGGTCGCGTGTCGCGATCCGGCCCGCTGGAGTCGCTGAGCGTGATCATCGCGCGTCGAGCCGTCGAGGCGGCCGACGTTGCCGTTGTCGTCCTCGATGCCACCGAAGGTCCGACCGAGCAGGACGGCGCCATTGCCGGCGAGGCGGAGCGCGCGGGCTGCGGCATCATCGTCGCCGCCAACAAGTGGGACCTGATGACGGGGGACGGCCCCGACGTCGTCAGGACGTTCGACAGCGAGTTGAAGCGGCGTCTCAAGTTTCTCGAGTTCGCGCCGGTGCTGCACATCTCGGCGTTGACCGGCGATCGGACGTCGCGCCTGCTCGAGACGATCGACCGCGTGGCTGACGCGCGCAAGAAGCGGGTGAGCACCGGCGAGCTGAATCGGTTTGTCGAGAAGGTGACGGCGTCGAATCCTCCGGTGTGCTCGGGAGCGAGGTCGGTCCGCATTCTCTACGCGGCCCAGGTGAGCGTCGCGCCGCCGACGTTCGTGTTCTTCACCAACGTGGCGGCGACGTTTCATTTTTCGTACTCACGATTCCTCGTGAACCGCCTGCGCGACACATTTGGATTCATCGGCACGCCGGTCCGCATCCAGGTGCGCTGCCGGCGGGAGCGCAGGGGTGAGCGCGAGGCTTGA
- a CDS encoding HU family DNA-binding protein yields the protein MIKVDIVNEVSKAADITKVKAELAVDAVFDAMRVSMQRGDRIELRGFGVFQVKPRKRGIGRNPRTGKEVRIPPGRTIRFKPGKDLQNIS from the coding sequence ATGATCAAAGTCGACATCGTGAACGAAGTCTCGAAAGCCGCTGACATCACGAAGGTGAAGGCCGAGCTGGCGGTGGACGCAGTCTTCGACGCGATGCGCGTGTCGATGCAACGTGGAGACCGGATCGAACTCCGCGGATTCGGCGTCTTCCAGGTCAAGCCGCGCAAGCGCGGGATCGGACGCAATCCGCGCACCGGCAAGGAAGTGCGCATCCCGCCCGGCCGAACCATCAGGTTCAAGCCCGGCAAGGATTTGCAGAACATCAGCTGA
- a CDS encoding site-2 protease family protein, with translation MPDVFVRRLYPRDRLWVHIGLFLLTLGTTTLVGAGHYASFLADFRAVTVPGDWTLLLRGFWYSVTILAILGAHEFGHYFACRYYRVNASLPFFLPVPPPLLTGTLGAFIRIRQPIPSKRMLFDIGIAGPLAGFVVAVPALFIGLAMSHVAALPKDQTGMLSLGEPLLFKAATWMLFGSVADGYSLNMHPVAFASWFGLLATALNLFPIGQLDGGHIAYAVLGRRSTQLTLAAVGVAIVLTFISWSWLVWTILMIVMLFILGPKHPPTIDEHVPLDRTRLILALVALAVFVVTFMSAPIQPLDLLQK, from the coding sequence ATGCCCGACGTCTTCGTGCGCCGGCTCTACCCGCGCGACCGCCTCTGGGTGCACATCGGGTTGTTCCTGCTGACGCTGGGAACGACCACGCTGGTCGGTGCCGGACACTATGCCTCGTTCCTCGCCGACTTCCGAGCGGTGACGGTGCCGGGTGACTGGACGCTGCTCCTCCGAGGCTTCTGGTACAGCGTGACGATCCTCGCGATTCTCGGCGCCCACGAATTCGGCCACTACTTCGCGTGCCGGTACTACCGGGTCAACGCGTCGCTGCCGTTCTTCCTGCCCGTCCCGCCGCCGTTACTGACGGGCACACTTGGCGCGTTCATCCGGATTCGTCAGCCCATCCCGTCCAAGCGGATGTTGTTCGACATCGGGATCGCGGGTCCGCTGGCCGGCTTCGTGGTGGCCGTGCCGGCGTTGTTCATCGGACTGGCGATGTCGCACGTCGCCGCGCTGCCGAAGGACCAGACGGGCATGCTCTCGCTCGGGGAGCCGCTGCTCTTCAAGGCCGCCACGTGGATGCTCTTCGGGTCTGTGGCGGACGGCTACTCACTCAACATGCACCCGGTCGCGTTTGCCTCGTGGTTCGGCCTGCTCGCCACGGCGCTGAACCTCTTCCCCATCGGCCAGCTCGATGGAGGGCATATCGCGTACGCGGTGCTCGGCCGTCGCTCCACGCAGCTCACGCTCGCCGCCGTCGGCGTGGCGATCGTCCTGACGTTCATCTCGTGGAGCTGGCTGGTGTGGACGATCCTGATGATCGTGATGCTGTTCATCCTCGGACCGAAGCACCCGCCGACCATCGACGAGCACGTGCCGCTCGACCGCACGCGGCTGATCCTGGCGCTCGTGGCCCTCGCCGTGTTCGTGGTCACCTTCATGTCCGCGCCCATCCAGCCGCTCGACCTGCTGCAGAAGTAG
- the priA gene encoding primosomal protein N' translates to MPLVSVAVPVPSLDLLTYRVPEGLEAPEVGARVLVPLGNRRVTGIVVDAKPPVPGPSDGGQVAIRDLLDILDPEPFLPQTVVGLARWVADYYACGPGDALGAAMPPFAWVESEWRARITAAGEARLAALGAGGRRTLRDSALGLLTGASWVPVRSVAYRLEHLDGSRRGRIVPARALVRALQEEGLVEIEDVLTGQADAFKTIRVAAVTAAGLELLEPTSRKDTVASVGPKQREALAVLAGVPEGLPLSALRERGLSTDVVQRLASRGLVSLRRDQVDRDPFEAATFLPENGSAGDPAARELTPEQTTALERLQCLLAGGSFATALLHGVTGSGKTELYLRLTAAVRAAGRSALILVPEIGLTPALAGVFRAAFGDHVAIQHSGLSDGERYDQWQRIRRGEVDVVVGTRSAVFAPLRSVGLIIVDEEHDGSYKQEDTPRYHGRDVAVMRGKREDALVVLGSATPSIESYQNATTGRYEMVTMTRRVLDRPLAHVTIVNMRDEFAERGPDVVLSQPLLEGIAARLSRKEQVLVLLNRRGYATAVFCRQCAATIDCPNCSVSLTVHSGPRDTRRARCHYCNYSTVVPKTCPQCAAPYLDQAGFGTERVEREILAAFPSARVERLDRDTIRRRGAAAALLSRFGRAEIDVLVGTQMIAKGHDFPRVTLVGVVSADVGLGLADFRAAERTFQLLTQVVGRAGRGEEPGEAIIQTLYPGHYSIRHARRQDYRAFFDEELIFRRAMQYPPFVALTSGIVRGRSLAAAMEDAETIVGGLRQAGGRAGFLVLGPAPAPFVKLRGEHRAQFFIKGVRRATMREAVRKALEVQPELRRRVAIDVDPMTVL, encoded by the coding sequence ATGCCTCTGGTTTCCGTCGCGGTGCCCGTTCCGTCCCTGGATCTCCTGACCTATCGCGTCCCGGAGGGGCTCGAGGCGCCGGAGGTCGGCGCCCGTGTCCTCGTGCCTCTCGGGAACCGACGGGTCACCGGGATCGTCGTGGACGCAAAGCCGCCGGTTCCAGGTCCGTCGGACGGCGGCCAGGTGGCGATCCGCGATCTGCTGGATATCCTCGATCCCGAACCGTTTCTGCCGCAGACCGTGGTCGGCCTCGCACGATGGGTGGCGGACTACTACGCCTGCGGCCCGGGTGATGCGCTCGGCGCGGCGATGCCGCCGTTCGCCTGGGTCGAGAGCGAGTGGCGCGCGCGAATCACCGCAGCAGGTGAGGCCCGCCTGGCGGCGCTCGGCGCGGGAGGACGCCGGACCTTGCGCGATTCGGCGCTCGGTCTCCTCACCGGCGCCTCCTGGGTGCCGGTCAGATCCGTGGCCTATCGCCTCGAGCACCTCGACGGCAGCCGCCGCGGGCGCATCGTTCCGGCCAGGGCGCTCGTTCGGGCTCTTCAGGAAGAGGGCCTCGTCGAGATCGAAGACGTGCTGACCGGGCAGGCCGATGCGTTCAAGACAATCCGCGTGGCGGCTGTGACCGCAGCCGGACTCGAATTGCTGGAACCGACCTCGCGCAAGGACACGGTCGCCAGCGTCGGGCCGAAGCAGCGCGAGGCGCTTGCCGTTCTCGCGGGCGTTCCGGAAGGGCTGCCGCTGTCCGCGCTTCGCGAGCGTGGCCTCTCGACGGACGTCGTCCAGCGACTGGCGTCGCGCGGCCTCGTGTCGCTCCGCCGCGACCAGGTGGATCGAGATCCCTTCGAAGCGGCGACCTTCCTCCCGGAGAACGGCTCTGCGGGCGATCCTGCGGCCCGAGAACTGACCCCCGAGCAGACCACCGCGCTCGAGCGCCTCCAATGCCTCCTGGCGGGCGGTTCCTTCGCTACGGCGCTGCTGCACGGCGTCACGGGCAGCGGCAAGACGGAACTCTACCTGCGGCTGACCGCGGCCGTTCGTGCCGCCGGTCGATCGGCGCTCATCCTCGTGCCGGAGATCGGCCTCACGCCCGCCCTCGCCGGCGTGTTCCGGGCGGCGTTCGGCGACCACGTGGCGATCCAGCACAGCGGCCTGTCCGATGGCGAGCGCTACGACCAGTGGCAGCGGATCCGCCGCGGTGAGGTGGACGTCGTCGTTGGCACGCGGTCGGCGGTGTTCGCGCCGTTGAGGTCGGTCGGCCTGATCATCGTGGACGAGGAGCACGACGGGTCCTACAAACAAGAGGACACGCCTCGGTATCACGGACGCGATGTCGCCGTGATGCGCGGCAAGCGCGAGGACGCGCTCGTCGTCCTCGGCTCGGCCACGCCCTCGATCGAGAGCTACCAGAACGCGACCACCGGCCGCTACGAAATGGTGACGATGACCAGACGGGTGCTGGACCGGCCGTTGGCGCACGTGACGATCGTCAACATGCGCGACGAGTTCGCCGAGCGCGGGCCGGACGTCGTGTTGAGCCAGCCGCTGCTGGAGGGCATCGCCGCGCGGCTCTCGCGCAAGGAGCAGGTCCTCGTCCTGTTGAACCGGCGCGGCTACGCGACCGCGGTGTTCTGTCGCCAATGCGCCGCGACCATCGATTGCCCGAACTGCAGCGTGTCGCTCACCGTGCACAGCGGCCCGCGCGACACGCGGCGGGCACGATGCCACTACTGCAACTACTCGACCGTCGTGCCGAAGACCTGTCCACAGTGTGCGGCGCCGTACCTCGATCAGGCGGGATTCGGGACCGAGCGTGTCGAGCGCGAGATCCTGGCGGCGTTTCCCTCGGCCCGGGTCGAGCGTCTGGACCGCGACACCATCCGGCGGCGCGGCGCGGCGGCCGCGCTGCTCTCGCGGTTCGGCCGTGCCGAGATCGACGTCCTGGTCGGCACGCAGATGATCGCGAAGGGGCACGACTTTCCCCGCGTCACGCTCGTCGGCGTGGTGTCGGCCGACGTCGGCCTGGGACTGGCCGATTTTCGCGCGGCGGAACGGACGTTCCAGTTGCTGACGCAGGTCGTGGGCCGGGCGGGCCGCGGCGAGGAGCCGGGGGAAGCGATCATCCAGACGCTGTACCCGGGTCACTACAGCATTCGGCACGCGCGCCGTCAGGACTACCGCGCGTTCTTCGACGAGGAGCTGATATTCCGGCGGGCGATGCAGTACCCGCCGTTCGTCGCACTGACGAGTGGCATCGTGCGAGGCCGCAGCCTCGCGGCCGCGATGGAGGATGCGGAGACGATTGTGGGCGGGCTGCGCCAGGCGGGGGGGCGTGCAGGATTCCTCGTCCTCGGTCCGGCGCCGGCGCCGTTCGTGAAGCTGCGGGGCGAGCATCGTGCGCAGTTCTTCATCAAGGGTGTGCGACGCGCGACGATGCGCGAGGCCGTGCGCAAGGCACTCGAGGTCCAACCGGAATTGCGGAGGCGGGTCGCGATCGACGTCGATCCGATGACCGTGCTGTGA
- a CDS encoding uracil-DNA glycosylase, whose translation MDPREQLIEHLTFLKELGVGGLSRDPKWRHTSETIAPSAPSAPSAPVAPSAPPAPAPSAPPAPPAPPAPAPSAPPAPLAPPAPASASLSSLRSEIGDCTRCKLHGLGRRQIVFGVGNPDAGLMFVGEAPGRDEDIQGIPFVGRAGQLLTKMIEAIGLKRDDVYIANVIKCRPPENRNPEPDEVATCEPFLFRQVESIRPKVIVALGTFAAQALLKTQEPISRLRGRVFKYGQAQLIPTFHPAFLLRSPDRKRDAWDDLKKARAILTDEDA comes from the coding sequence GTGGACCCACGTGAGCAATTGATCGAGCACCTGACCTTTCTGAAAGAGCTCGGCGTGGGCGGCCTGAGCCGCGACCCCAAGTGGCGCCACACATCGGAGACGATCGCACCTTCAGCACCTTCAGCACCTTCAGCACCCGTAGCACCTTCAGCACCTCCAGCACCGGCACCTTCAGCACCCCCAGCACCTCCGGCACCTCCAGCACCGGCACCTTCAGCACCCCCAGCACCCCTGGCACCCCCAGCACCCGCCTCCGCCTCTCTGTCCTCCCTCCGCTCCGAGATCGGCGACTGCACCCGCTGCAAACTGCACGGGCTCGGCCGTCGCCAGATCGTGTTCGGCGTCGGCAATCCCGATGCCGGTCTGATGTTCGTCGGCGAGGCGCCGGGCCGCGATGAAGACATCCAGGGCATTCCGTTCGTCGGCCGCGCGGGGCAGTTGCTGACGAAGATGATCGAAGCGATCGGCCTGAAGCGGGACGATGTCTACATTGCCAACGTGATCAAGTGCCGTCCGCCCGAGAACCGCAATCCGGAGCCGGACGAGGTGGCGACGTGCGAACCGTTCCTGTTCCGCCAGGTCGAGTCGATCCGACCGAAGGTCATCGTCGCGCTCGGCACGTTCGCTGCGCAGGCGCTGCTCAAGACGCAGGAGCCGATTTCGCGCCTGCGCGGCCGTGTCTTCAAGTACGGCCAGGCCCAACTGATTCCCACGTTCCATCCCGCATTTCTGCTGCGCAGCCCCGACCGGAAGCGCGACGCCTGGGACGACTTGAAGAAGGCGCGTGCGATCCTGACCGACGAAGACGCCTGA
- the coaBC gene encoding bifunctional phosphopantothenoylcysteine decarboxylase/phosphopantothenate--cysteine ligase CoaBC yields MALVALGVTGGIGAYKAVEVARGLQKADHDVVVVMTQAATEFVGPLTFEAITRHRVITGQFDPGANADIEHIALASSIELLIVAPATANIIGKFAAGVADDFLSTLYLATRAPVMIAPAMNTNMWEHVAVQRNLQVLTERGVHVVAPGEGFLACGWTGKGRLAEPADIVAAADTLLRPRQSLAGRHVVVTAGPTFEDIDPVRFVGNRSSGRMGFALAAEAARRGATVTLVAGPTSIDPPDAVAVVRVRRAAEMRDAIMARAAEADVIIMAAAVADYAPQRAAEKITKDADELVLRLTRTPDILAALGTRRAAGQLPRAVLVGFAAETSDVVERARSKRLRKQVDLIVANDVSRSDAGFDVDRNAVTLVSATDERDIALQSKAGIAQAVIDRIEELLAAR; encoded by the coding sequence ATGGCACTGGTTGCTCTTGGCGTGACGGGAGGCATCGGCGCCTACAAGGCCGTCGAGGTTGCGCGCGGCCTGCAAAAGGCCGATCACGACGTCGTCGTGGTGATGACGCAGGCGGCCACCGAGTTTGTCGGCCCCCTGACCTTCGAGGCGATCACGCGGCATCGGGTAATCACCGGCCAGTTCGATCCCGGCGCGAACGCCGACATCGAGCACATCGCGCTGGCGTCGTCGATCGAGCTGCTGATCGTGGCGCCAGCGACGGCGAACATCATCGGGAAGTTCGCCGCTGGCGTCGCGGACGACTTCCTCAGCACGTTGTACCTCGCGACGCGCGCGCCGGTCATGATCGCGCCCGCGATGAACACGAACATGTGGGAACACGTGGCCGTCCAGCGCAACCTGCAGGTGCTGACCGAACGGGGCGTCCACGTCGTGGCGCCCGGCGAAGGCTTCCTCGCCTGTGGCTGGACGGGGAAGGGCCGCCTGGCCGAACCAGCCGACATCGTGGCCGCGGCGGACACGCTTTTGCGGCCGAGACAGTCGCTGGCAGGCCGCCACGTGGTGGTCACGGCCGGCCCGACGTTCGAGGACATCGACCCGGTTCGGTTCGTGGGGAATCGATCGAGCGGTCGGATGGGATTCGCCCTGGCCGCCGAGGCTGCCAGGCGGGGGGCGACGGTCACTCTCGTGGCCGGGCCGACGAGCATCGATCCGCCCGACGCGGTTGCCGTGGTCAGAGTACGTCGCGCGGCCGAAATGCGGGACGCGATCATGGCGCGGGCCGCTGAGGCCGACGTGATCATCATGGCTGCGGCGGTGGCCGACTACGCGCCGCAAAGGGCGGCGGAGAAGATCACGAAGGACGCGGATGAACTGGTGCTGAGGCTCACCCGCACGCCGGACATCCTCGCGGCGCTCGGCACCAGGCGCGCCGCGGGGCAGTTGCCGCGCGCGGTGCTCGTCGGCTTCGCTGCCGAGACCAGCGACGTCGTCGAGCGCGCACGGAGCAAGCGACTTCGGAAGCAGGTGGATCTGATCGTGGCCAACGACGTCTCGCGTTCCGACGCCGGGTTCGACGTGGACCGGAACGCCGTCACGCTCGTGAGCGCCACCGACGAACGCGACATTGCGCTGCAGTCGAAGGCTGGCATCGCGCAAGCCGTCATCGACCGCATCGAAGAACTCCTCGCAGCCAGATAG